One genomic segment of Anaerobiospirillum thomasii includes these proteins:
- the ilvA gene encoding threonine ammonia-lyase, biosynthetic, with the protein MENSQQDAMQKLTGQEYLRKILLARIYKVARFTPLHKLDKLSERLGVSVMLKREDFQGVHSFKIRGAYNKISSLETEKLEMGVIAASAGNHAQGVALSAKELGIKATIVMPVTTPDLKVDAVKRLGANIVLYGETFNEAYDHAQELAKTEGLTMIPPYDDPDVIAGQGTIAHEILGQCNDINTIFVQIGGGGLAAGIAVYIKNLIPKIRVVGVEAEGSACMKAALENGRTCDIGFVSHFADGVAVSRAGEETFRLCKMYLDEIITCSNDEICAAMKDIFDDTRAIAEPSGALSLAGLKKYAREHDLKGQDGSFIAIMSGANVKFHTLRMVAERCDVGEMTEGILSVEIPEKKGAFLNFCKTIGQRHVTEFSYRLSHKERARILASIELTNGKSELNKISSDLRQGGFLVTDLTDDAITKDHVRYMVGGHPTFPNEERLFLFEFPNSKNALIQFLEKLGDNFSISLFHFRISGLEFCSVLCAFDVTDSEDSKLMEFIKKVNYPVTEISSNTAYQQFLR; encoded by the coding sequence ATGGAAAATTCACAACAGGATGCTATGCAGAAACTGACTGGACAGGAATACTTACGCAAGATACTGCTGGCACGAATTTACAAGGTAGCCCGTTTTACACCCTTACATAAACTTGACAAACTCTCAGAGCGCCTTGGGGTCAGCGTAATGCTCAAAAGAGAGGATTTTCAGGGGGTACATTCCTTTAAAATACGTGGTGCCTATAACAAGATAAGCAGTCTTGAAACAGAAAAGCTTGAGATGGGTGTAATAGCTGCATCTGCCGGCAATCATGCACAGGGCGTGGCATTAAGTGCCAAGGAGCTTGGTATCAAGGCCACTATAGTTATGCCTGTTACCACACCTGATCTTAAGGTTGATGCTGTAAAACGCCTGGGGGCCAATATTGTTCTTTATGGCGAGACTTTTAATGAGGCTTACGATCATGCTCAGGAGCTGGCTAAAACTGAAGGCCTGACCATGATTCCGCCTTATGATGATCCTGATGTAATTGCAGGTCAGGGTACTATTGCGCATGAAATTCTAGGTCAGTGCAATGACATCAATACCATCTTTGTACAGATAGGTGGCGGCGGTCTTGCGGCCGGTATTGCAGTCTATATCAAAAATCTTATACCAAAAATCAGGGTTGTAGGCGTGGAGGCTGAGGGCTCTGCCTGTATGAAAGCAGCCCTTGAAAACGGCAGAACCTGCGATATAGGCTTTGTCTCCCATTTTGCAGATGGTGTGGCTGTAAGCCGTGCTGGAGAGGAGACTTTCAGACTGTGTAAGATGTATCTAGATGAGATTATCACCTGCTCTAATGATGAAATCTGTGCTGCCATGAAGGATATCTTTGATGATACAAGAGCCATTGCCGAGCCATCTGGTGCCCTGTCTCTGGCCGGTCTTAAGAAATATGCAAGAGAGCATGATCTTAAAGGTCAGGATGGCTCATTTATAGCCATTATGTCAGGTGCCAATGTTAAATTTCACACCTTGCGTATGGTGGCAGAGCGCTGTGATGTAGGTGAAATGACAGAGGGTATTCTCTCAGTTGAAATTCCTGAAAAGAAAGGGGCATTTTTAAACTTCTGCAAGACCATTGGTCAAAGACATGTGACAGAGTTCAGCTACAGACTCTCTCATAAAGAAAGAGCCAGAATTCTGGCCTCTATCGAGCTTACCAACGGCAAGAGTGAGCTTAATAAGATAAGCTCAGATCTAAGACAGGGGGGATTTTTAGTCACCGACCTTACAGATGACGCCATTACCAAGGATCATGTGCGCTATATGGTGGGCGGTCATCCTACCTTCCCAAATGAAGAAAGACTTTTCTTGTTTGAGTTCCCAAACTCCAAGAATGCTCTGATTCAATTCCTTGAAAAGTTAGGTGACAACTTCTCAATTTCTCTGTTTCATTTTAGAATATCAGGACTTGAGTTCTGCTCTGTGTTATGTGCTTTTGATGTTACAGACTCAGAGGACTCAAAACTTATGGAATTTATAAAGAAAGTAAATTATCCTGTAACAGAGATTTCATCTAACACTGCTTATCAGCAATTCTTGAGGTAA
- the tnpB gene encoding IS66 family insertion sequence element accessory protein TnpB, with product MRFFETGEIYYCSAPVDWRMRMRSLSSYSSALLGINIRDKDCYVIFRNRHGNALRALHYRQGQMMMLEAALDEDRAKYPMVRIENGKAVFTLSREELACLFNRGVGAVTTSR from the coding sequence ATGAGATTTTTTGAAACTGGGGAAATATATTATTGCTCTGCGCCTGTAGACTGGCGTATGAGGATGAGATCTTTAAGCTCATATTCATCAGCTCTGCTTGGCATCAATATAAGGGATAAAGACTGCTATGTCATATTTCGCAACAGACATGGCAATGCCCTTAGAGCTCTGCACTACAGACAGGGGCAGATGATGATGCTTGAGGCAGCACTCGATGAGGACAGGGCCAAATATCCTATGGTCAGAATAGAAAATGGCAAAGCAGTATTCACTCTAAGCCGAGAGGAGCTGGCCTGTCTCTTTAATCGAGGTGTTGGTGCTGTTACTACCTCGAGGTAG
- a CDS encoding heme biosynthesis HemY N-terminal domain-containing protein, giving the protein MIKFIIFVLALIAAIVLGPRMADSQGLVHIATSGYIIETSITTAVILIVASFIVLYILIRLILACLKMPGGTSRFFQRFFANRSANIQNEACIAFEECEYERAYALCKKAGNEKNLSHNTLLIMAKSAFELGYYDKTTAILDNIKKDKKLTAACTILRARLNLKIDNAKAAIEALDSLKDSYSSRTVTSLYYKSYLVLEDYDKLISMIPTLLKQEIISKEEQNNIYRRYIDKKLKEATSREELDAIAHNIPRQLLKKPAIIGAIMNRQIDFGDLVSAKKLCIDLIKHNLDADLLETIATWEISIPEVLKALLNVESKNLIASQVNVPLLKAIGNLELKAGLLDEAKQHFEKALEISKSADIFFNLGQIMSQMKQYDKAAEMFALANKANASVNRLPMIESK; this is encoded by the coding sequence ATGATTAAATTTATAATTTTTGTTTTAGCTTTGATTGCGGCTATAGTCCTAGGTCCGCGTATGGCTGACTCACAGGGACTGGTGCATATTGCCACATCAGGCTATATCATTGAGACATCAATTACTACAGCTGTAATTTTAATCGTTGCCTCATTTATTGTTCTTTATATTCTAATCCGCCTGATCCTGGCCTGTCTTAAGATGCCAGGCGGCACTTCACGCTTCTTCCAGCGCTTTTTTGCCAATCGTTCTGCCAACATTCAGAACGAGGCCTGCATAGCTTTTGAAGAGTGCGAATATGAAAGAGCCTATGCCTTATGTAAAAAGGCTGGCAATGAGAAAAATCTAAGTCACAATACCCTGCTTATTATGGCCAAGAGTGCCTTTGAGCTTGGCTATTATGACAAAACCACAGCTATTCTTGATAATATCAAAAAGGATAAAAAGCTCACTGCCGCCTGCACTATTTTAAGAGCCCGCTTAAATCTTAAAATTGACAATGCAAAGGCTGCCATTGAGGCACTTGATTCTTTAAAGGACAGCTACAGCTCACGTACTGTAACCTCTCTTTACTACAAGTCATATCTGGTGCTTGAAGATTACGATAAGTTAATCTCCATGATCCCTACCTTATTAAAGCAGGAGATCATAAGCAAGGAAGAGCAGAACAATATCTACAGACGCTATATTGACAAAAAGCTAAAAGAGGCAACATCACGCGAGGAGCTTGATGCCATTGCCCACAATATACCTCGTCAGCTGCTCAAGAAGCCTGCCATCATTGGCGCTATCATGAACAGACAGATAGACTTTGGTGATTTAGTCAGTGCCAAGAAGCTGTGTATCGATCTTATCAAGCACAATCTTGATGCTGATCTGCTTGAGACCATTGCCACCTGGGAAATTTCAATCCCTGAGGTTTTAAAGGCTCTGCTCAATGTTGAGAGCAAGAACCTTATTGCAAGTCAGGTCAATGTGCCTCTGCTAAAGGCTATAGGCAATCTTGAGCTTAAAGCAGGTCTTTTAGATGAGGCCAAACAGCATTTTGAAAAGGCCCTGGAGATCAGCAAGAGTGCCGATATCTTCTTTAATTTAGGTCAGATCATGTCGCAGATGAAACAGTATGACAAGGCAGCTGAGATGTTTGCGCTTGCCAACAAAGCCAATGCCTCTGTCAACAGACTGCCTATGATTGAGTCTAAATAA
- a CDS encoding IS1634 family transposase gives MYLTKRTKNGGVYLYLVENYKDPDSGKRKVRTIKSFGKLESIDSETLSKLEAQYAQPAQKSREEQKNHINRSLTSITDIANSFEQSNFNKANLLHYSNLIIRPIWKQLNLDYKLNYLQKQFTKITSYKLSDILFYLVCRKITSPSSYINSFTEQSTVLNNPIEGICQDNIYAALDYFNKFYRELLPYAVKKSYAQKDYEPCNKDGGPNMIFFDCTNCYFETPYDDREQFTHTFIKQKKDELIDSGASVEQIEKYLDSEEFLGELDTAIKDHEEEFIRMRGPSKEARFSQPLVSVSLVIDERGVPIDFAVFPGNHSEFKQVAPTIERLKEQYNVQNCYFVADRGINSTSNLEEILKKSLGFIVAQKITGQSKKDTEQMLDPNGWKSFDLTSDSKINFIKDDIDRGFKYKVCKKEKSARVVLENGTVKTIKVNCNIVYTFSPKRREKELHDIEEAKIKAQQAIDEGRLMGNPSGSGWRCLVKTQKEVTQNKKDKQLYKAVALNQDVIENRIRLAGYSAIIYEDPKSVKEKGAEISDCVVLGAYHSLVRIEECFRIMKNSFELRPVYVKRYERTVAHVFICVLSLMILRLMQIRLSEYGVHITINQITSNLNKAMVMPLCLSKEDTLYINCFENADIYTPKSTRLSAQDNDVLDVKSAIDNYNNQRKKEADTIDTIIKAMGLEPLKLVNSEFYIKKALKLHPSENLISQDRLASLQLALA, from the coding sequence ATGTATCTGACTAAAAGAACTAAAAATGGTGGGGTCTATCTGTATCTGGTAGAGAATTATAAAGATCCAGATTCAGGCAAACGTAAGGTCAGAACCATAAAAAGTTTCGGTAAACTTGAAAGTATCGACAGTGAGACTCTTTCAAAACTTGAAGCTCAATATGCACAGCCTGCACAAAAGAGCAGAGAGGAGCAAAAGAACCACATCAATAGATCGTTGACATCTATTACAGATATTGCCAACTCATTCGAGCAAAGCAATTTCAATAAAGCTAATCTGCTGCACTATTCAAATCTCATCATAAGACCAATATGGAAGCAGCTTAATCTTGACTACAAACTTAACTATCTACAAAAGCAATTTACTAAAATAACTTCCTACAAACTTTCTGACATCCTGTTCTATCTGGTGTGCAGAAAAATTACCAGTCCGTCATCCTACATTAACTCATTTACTGAGCAGAGCACTGTTTTAAATAATCCTATTGAAGGCATCTGTCAGGACAATATCTACGCAGCATTGGATTATTTCAATAAATTCTACAGAGAGCTTTTGCCATACGCAGTAAAGAAATCATATGCACAAAAAGACTATGAACCATGTAACAAAGATGGCGGTCCAAATATGATATTTTTCGACTGCACCAACTGCTACTTTGAAACTCCATATGACGATAGAGAGCAATTTACACACACGTTTATTAAGCAGAAAAAAGATGAGCTTATTGACAGTGGAGCAAGTGTTGAACAGATTGAGAAGTACCTTGACAGTGAAGAGTTTTTAGGAGAGCTGGATACTGCTATTAAAGATCATGAAGAAGAATTTATAAGAATGCGCGGCCCATCAAAAGAGGCACGTTTCAGTCAACCCCTTGTCTCAGTTTCTCTGGTAATAGATGAGCGAGGTGTTCCTATTGATTTTGCTGTATTTCCTGGCAATCACTCTGAATTTAAACAGGTTGCTCCTACTATTGAGAGACTCAAAGAGCAGTATAACGTACAGAACTGTTATTTTGTTGCAGACAGAGGCATTAACTCTACCTCCAATCTTGAGGAGATATTAAAGAAATCATTGGGGTTTATTGTTGCTCAGAAGATTACTGGACAGTCGAAAAAAGATACTGAGCAAATGTTGGATCCTAACGGCTGGAAGAGTTTTGATTTGACATCTGACAGCAAGATCAATTTTATTAAAGACGATATCGACAGAGGCTTTAAATATAAGGTTTGTAAAAAGGAAAAAAGCGCAAGGGTAGTGCTTGAAAATGGAACTGTTAAAACCATAAAGGTTAATTGCAATATTGTTTATACATTCTCTCCAAAACGTAGGGAAAAAGAGCTGCATGATATTGAAGAGGCAAAAATCAAGGCCCAACAAGCCATTGATGAAGGCAGACTTATGGGGAACCCGTCCGGCTCTGGCTGGCGCTGTCTGGTGAAAACACAAAAAGAAGTAACACAAAATAAAAAAGACAAGCAGCTTTATAAAGCCGTAGCTCTGAATCAGGATGTAATCGAAAACCGAATCAGGCTTGCAGGATATAGCGCGATTATTTATGAAGATCCAAAAAGTGTTAAAGAGAAAGGAGCTGAAATAAGTGATTGTGTAGTGCTTGGCGCCTATCACTCCTTAGTGCGTATTGAGGAATGTTTTAGAATAATGAAAAATAGCTTTGAGCTCAGACCTGTTTATGTCAAGCGTTATGAAAGAACTGTTGCTCATGTATTTATCTGTGTGTTATCACTGATGATTTTAAGACTGATGCAGATAAGACTCAGTGAGTATGGGGTACATATAACGATCAATCAGATCACATCAAATCTCAACAAGGCTATGGTTATGCCTTTGTGTCTTAGTAAAGAAGATACACTTTACATAAATTGCTTTGAAAATGCTGATATCTATACTCCTAAGTCTACAAGGCTATCAGCTCAGGATAATGACGTACTTGATGTAAAATCAGCCATTGACAATTACAACAACCAAAGGAAAAAAGAAGCCGATACTATAGATACCATTATAAAAGCTATGGGTCTTGAGCCTCTTAAATTAGTTAATTCTGAGTTTTATATAAAAAAGGCTCTAAAACTCCATCCTTCCGAAAATCTCATTTCTCAAGACAGACTTGCTTCGCTTCAGCTGGCACTAGCATAG
- the ilvD gene encoding dihydroxy-acid dehydratase: MPKYRASVTYEGKIMAGARALWKATGMKDEDFGKPIIAIANSFTQFVPGHVHLKDIGQLVAREIEKAGGIAKEFNTIAVDDGIAMGHSGMLYSLPSRDIIADSVEYMVNAHKADALVCISNCDKVTPGMLMAAMRLNIPVIFVSGGPMEAGRSADGNKKYDLIDAMIVSADPNATDEEICAVESASCPTCGSCSGMFTANSMNCLTEALGLSLPGNGTIVATHALRQSLFEKAARQIVAMARAYYEKDDSSVLPRSIATKDTFENAMTLDIAMGGSTNTVLHLLAVAQEAEVDFTMKDIDRLSRKVPHLCKVAPSTQKYHIEDVNRAGGVIGILARLNDAGLLHTDSRTVLGMSLKEQIDTYDIRKTQDENILKLYKAAAGGVRTVQAFSQETYASDLDTDSVNGCIRDKAHAYSQDGGLAVLYGNLADNGCIVKTAGVDESILKFVGPARIFESQEDAVEGILGGRVKEGDVVVIRYEGPRGGPGMQEMLYPTSYLKSVGLGKKCALITDGRFSGGSSGLSIGHISPEAANGGNIALLEENDMIQIDIPNRRIHMVVDDEELSQRRKAMNERGSKAFTPVSRQRTVSNALKAYAALASSADKGGVRDISKLQGL; this comes from the coding sequence ATGCCAAAATATCGCGCAAGTGTAACTTATGAAGGAAAAATAATGGCAGGTGCCAGAGCCTTGTGGAAGGCTACAGGCATGAAGGATGAGGATTTTGGCAAACCTATTATTGCAATTGCCAACTCCTTTACTCAGTTTGTACCAGGTCATGTGCATCTTAAGGATATTGGCCAGCTGGTTGCAAGAGAGATTGAGAAGGCAGGCGGTATTGCCAAGGAATTTAATACTATAGCTGTAGATGACGGTATTGCCATGGGACACTCTGGCATGCTCTATTCACTGCCAAGCCGCGATATTATTGCAGACAGCGTTGAGTATATGGTCAATGCCCACAAAGCTGATGCCCTGGTATGTATTTCTAACTGTGACAAGGTCACACCAGGTATGTTAATGGCGGCAATGCGCCTTAATATTCCTGTGATTTTTGTATCAGGCGGTCCAATGGAGGCAGGTCGCAGTGCTGATGGCAATAAAAAATATGATCTTATCGATGCCATGATTGTCTCTGCCGACCCTAATGCCACAGATGAGGAAATCTGCGCTGTAGAGAGTGCAAGCTGTCCTACCTGTGGCTCATGCTCTGGCATGTTTACAGCCAATTCCATGAACTGTCTGACTGAGGCTTTAGGCCTGTCACTGCCTGGCAACGGTACTATTGTTGCAACCCATGCTCTGCGTCAGAGTCTGTTTGAAAAGGCAGCAAGACAGATTGTGGCTATGGCCAGAGCCTATTATGAAAAGGATGACAGCTCAGTACTGCCACGCTCCATTGCCACTAAAGATACTTTTGAAAATGCCATGACTCTTGATATTGCCATGGGCGGTTCAACCAATACTGTACTGCATCTTTTAGCTGTAGCTCAGGAAGCTGAGGTTGACTTTACTATGAAGGATATCGACAGACTCTCACGTAAGGTACCGCATCTGTGCAAGGTGGCACCATCTACACAAAAATATCATATTGAAGATGTAAACAGAGCAGGTGGTGTAATTGGCATTTTAGCAAGACTCAATGATGCAGGTTTACTGCATACAGACAGCCGTACTGTTTTAGGTATGAGCCTTAAAGAGCAGATTGATACCTATGATATAAGAAAAACTCAGGATGAGAATATCTTAAAACTCTATAAGGCGGCAGCAGGAGGTGTCAGAACTGTACAGGCTTTCTCTCAGGAGACATATGCATCAGATCTTGATACTGACAGTGTCAATGGCTGTATCAGAGACAAGGCTCATGCCTACTCACAGGATGGAGGTCTTGCTGTCTTATATGGCAATCTTGCAGATAATGGCTGTATTGTCAAAACAGCAGGTGTAGATGAGTCTATTTTAAAATTTGTAGGACCTGCCCGTATTTTTGAGTCGCAGGAGGATGCTGTTGAAGGCATTTTAGGTGGCAGGGTTAAAGAGGGCGATGTTGTTGTCATCCGCTATGAAGGACCTCGCGGTGGTCCTGGTATGCAGGAGATGCTCTATCCTACATCATATCTTAAGTCTGTAGGTCTTGGTAAAAAGTGTGCTCTGATTACAGATGGCAGATTCTCAGGCGGATCTTCAGGTCTGTCTATAGGTCATATTTCCCCAGAGGCTGCCAATGGCGGCAATATAGCGCTGCTTGAGGAAAATGATATGATACAGATAGATATTCCAAACCGCCGTATACATATGGTTGTAGATGATGAGGAGCTATCTCAAAGGCGCAAAGCTATGAATGAACGTGGCAGCAAAGCCTTTACTCCTGTATCACGCCAAAGAACAGTAAGCAATGCGCTCAAGGCCTATGCAGCCTTGGCCTCATCTGCAGACAAGGGCGGTGTACGCGATATATCAAAATTACAGGGACTATAG
- a CDS encoding uroporphyrinogen-III C-methyltransferase, with amino-acid sequence MANSKNAKTQDKAKSENITIDIKEDLKNKENTADSNVAAKVDEKTPSVQKDLEQEVKSLEQAAEQAVKQEAELRATIQDSANNTQKDDTDTVKEPEKITQSADAEPQAQPAVVQSVPAAAQYEVRTVVKEKSYTGVIFGSLMLITAAFGYLSYDFFNKINSINMQLTATDSLRSSLDEAKVTLVNNMKQIDDLKTQNLNLSALNANLSAQNKELGSRVEALTLTQQQSLEASKQIIARLDKYEDRDPYAWRIAEAYFMSKQAFSKAMISSDVKSALWFLREADSLLANIQDKDIIKLRKEMSKDIIALSNIKEVDRAGMSFTLNALFNNVNNLVIKGFMSTKGDDKAQEVAKSGDVADWKTNLLSSAKEFSSKFIEVRRRSGEELTEFLSPQQDQFLRENIKTRITLALSNLSNLEDQSFRENLNTARNLVNTYFEAESQVTVSMLAELDKLIAISIKPDLPETLQSYILFDKIYNKRQANRG; translated from the coding sequence GAATGCAAAGACACAAGATAAAGCAAAATCTGAGAATATCACTATAGATATTAAAGAGGATTTAAAGAATAAAGAAAATACTGCAGATAGCAATGTGGCAGCTAAAGTGGACGAGAAAACTCCATCTGTTCAAAAAGATCTTGAGCAGGAAGTTAAATCTCTTGAACAGGCAGCAGAGCAGGCTGTCAAACAGGAGGCCGAGCTCAGAGCTACCATTCAAGATAGCGCAAACAATACTCAAAAGGATGACACAGATACTGTCAAAGAGCCTGAAAAGATAACTCAGAGTGCAGATGCAGAACCTCAGGCTCAGCCTGCCGTTGTACAGAGCGTACCTGCAGCCGCACAGTATGAGGTACGTACTGTGGTTAAGGAGAAGAGCTATACAGGCGTCATCTTTGGCTCCTTAATGCTTATAACTGCAGCCTTTGGCTATCTGTCCTATGATTTTTTCAATAAGATTAACAGCATCAATATGCAGCTGACTGCCACTGATAGCCTGCGCTCTTCACTTGATGAGGCCAAGGTAACTCTGGTTAACAATATGAAGCAGATTGATGATTTAAAGACTCAGAATTTAAATCTCTCTGCCTTAAATGCCAATCTCAGCGCTCAGAACAAAGAGCTTGGCAGCAGAGTTGAGGCTTTAACTCTGACACAGCAGCAGAGCCTTGAGGCATCAAAACAAATTATTGCACGTCTTGATAAGTATGAAGACAGAGATCCATATGCCTGGCGTATAGCTGAGGCCTACTTTATGAGCAAGCAGGCTTTCAGCAAGGCCATGATCTCATCTGATGTCAAGAGTGCACTGTGGTTCCTGCGTGAGGCTGACAGTCTTCTTGCCAATATTCAGGACAAAGATATCATCAAACTTAGAAAAGAGATGTCAAAAGACATCATTGCCCTGTCCAATATCAAGGAAGTTGACAGAGCCGGTATGTCATTTACCCTTAATGCACTGTTTAACAATGTAAACAACCTTGTCATCAAAGGCTTTATGAGCACCAAGGGCGATGATAAGGCCCAGGAGGTTGCAAAGAGCGGTGATGTGGCTGACTGGAAAACCAATCTTCTGTCATCAGCCAAAGAGTTCTCCTCAAAGTTTATTGAGGTAAGACGCCGTTCAGGTGAAGAGCTAACTGAATTTCTAAGTCCGCAGCAGGATCAGTTCCTTCGTGAGAATATCAAGACACGCATCACCCTGGCTCTGTCTAACCTCTCCAATCTGGAGGATCAGTCCTTCAGGGAAAATCTGAACACTGCAAGAAATCTTGTAAATACCTACTTTGAGGCTGAAAGTCAGGTTACTGTATCTATGCTAGCCGAGCTCGATAAGCTTATTGCAATATCAATCAAACCTGATCTACCAGAGACACTGCAAAGCTATATTCTTTTTGACAAGATTTACAACAAAAGACAGGCAAACAGAGGCTAA
- a CDS encoding IS66 family transposase yields the protein MSKAVEQELKLQIQLLQKELEKTKQKNKEQELQIQQMNQEYHILKNDIPRYLMINRASVHALVKQLAVVAPAHVYDRICGVSDNSELLIELFQILCELVTSNAELKEFLFAHKFFAVPKIKPTASSSASGDDVKANVASTGDMHANAADGDEYSDSLPAKEQIHEQVESEKAKGLAISKKIMDTKNSIVNGINRFNKLVNSNNELASAMSREHKTPCPPARSGKSNGKQKSKASNLNTVEDKSAKSVEEILKDRICPNCGSTNIEVINKDASEILDSLAATGFVDKNNGVYKIVTPVVKAECKTCGFIDTIYTGALPLLPGRSISMNVITLMALMMSMGFAVNSFKKAFVKGMQLGNSTLYSSLITFSYLLIPLEKAITQELCKCNTLQFDETKFTHVIKGKGATTEYVPIACSSLPDAPLILFGPSGSRSKTKDFIQQFIGCDSALSGITTDAFATYGTFAQDNNIRHQSCLGHLMTKIRRSIELYYNTAACKAIDIDSVFENIEKNGYDLQDENQAMLVLHIIYGKLKQVFDVEKCAYNEYIQTKDQGSDYSSIRQRYRNAYSKELMQDVNTLFTSLATVYAVKKKKRYEKAQRISNVSTPVVYFMNNAQEFNAFIEHGMLDTTSMEAEHCAKSVAAARNAKLFIHSHDSGVAISRILSCVHTINRCGISDPIKFLQNVASYVMIQGVTKARVAAFNARELKSNPKSNRDDYNKPELYADIELPAHLIPWLSPECAARTFELKTE from the coding sequence ATGTCAAAAGCAGTAGAGCAAGAGCTCAAACTTCAGATACAACTTCTTCAAAAAGAGCTTGAAAAAACCAAGCAGAAAAATAAAGAGCAGGAGTTGCAGATCCAGCAGATGAATCAGGAATACCACATACTGAAAAATGACATTCCTAGATACCTAATGATTAACAGAGCCTCTGTCCACGCTCTTGTCAAGCAACTTGCTGTTGTTGCTCCTGCACATGTGTACGACAGAATCTGTGGTGTCAGCGATAACTCTGAGCTTTTAATTGAGCTTTTCCAAATCTTATGTGAGCTGGTGACAAGCAATGCAGAATTAAAAGAATTTTTATTTGCACATAAGTTCTTTGCTGTTCCTAAAATCAAACCAACTGCCTCCAGCTCTGCATCAGGAGATGATGTAAAAGCAAATGTGGCCTCTACAGGAGATATGCATGCCAATGCTGCCGATGGAGATGAGTATTCTGATTCATTACCTGCAAAAGAGCAGATACATGAGCAGGTTGAGTCTGAAAAGGCTAAAGGTCTTGCTATATCTAAAAAGATTATGGATACCAAAAACTCTATCGTTAATGGTATTAATAGATTTAATAAGCTTGTTAATAGCAATAATGAGCTTGCCTCTGCCATGTCCAGGGAGCATAAGACACCTTGCCCACCTGCAAGGAGTGGTAAGAGCAATGGCAAACAAAAGAGCAAAGCCAGCAACCTAAATACAGTTGAAGACAAGAGCGCAAAATCTGTTGAGGAGATTTTAAAAGATCGTATCTGTCCTAACTGTGGCTCGACCAATATTGAGGTTATCAATAAAGACGCCTCAGAGATTTTAGACAGTCTGGCCGCCACTGGTTTTGTAGATAAGAATAATGGTGTGTATAAGATAGTAACCCCTGTGGTGAAAGCTGAATGCAAGACCTGTGGCTTTATTGATACCATATACACAGGAGCACTGCCTTTGCTACCAGGTCGCTCTATTAGCATGAATGTAATAACTCTCATGGCCCTTATGATGTCTATGGGTTTTGCTGTCAACAGCTTTAAAAAGGCCTTTGTCAAAGGTATGCAGCTTGGAAACAGTACTTTATACTCCAGCCTTATTACATTCTCATATCTGCTCATTCCGCTTGAAAAGGCTATTACACAGGAGCTGTGCAAGTGTAATACTCTGCAATTTGATGAGACCAAGTTTACCCATGTTATAAAAGGTAAAGGCGCTACCACTGAATATGTGCCTATAGCCTGCAGCTCTCTACCTGATGCTCCACTTATTCTTTTTGGTCCGTCAGGTTCACGCTCTAAAACAAAGGATTTTATACAGCAGTTCATAGGTTGTGACTCTGCATTATCCGGCATTACTACAGATGCATTTGCCACATATGGTACATTTGCTCAGGATAACAATATCAGACATCAGTCCTGTCTTGGTCATCTTATGACCAAGATAAGACGCAGTATTGAGCTTTATTACAACACTGCTGCATGTAAAGCTATTGATATTGACAGTGTCTTTGAAAATATAGAAAAGAATGGCTATGACCTGCAGGATGAAAACCAGGCTATGCTGGTACTGCACATTATTTATGGCAAACTCAAACAGGTGTTTGATGTAGAAAAATGTGCCTACAATGAATATATACAGACTAAAGATCAGGGCTCTGATTATTCCTCTATAAGACAGCGCTACCGTAATGCATACAGTAAAGAGCTGATGCAGGATGTGAATACACTCTTTACCAGTCTTGCCACAGTCTATGCAGTAAAGAAAAAGAAACGCTATGAAAAGGCTCAGCGTATCAGCAATGTTTCTACACCTGTGGTGTATTTTATGAACAATGCCCAGGAGTTTAATGCTTTTATCGAGCATGGCATGCTTGATACTACAAGCATGGAGGCTGAGCATTGTGCTAAATCTGTAGCAGCAGCCCGTAATGCCAAACTCTTTATTCATTCCCATGACAGTGGTGTTGCTATCAGCAGAATACTCAGTTGTGTGCATACTATAAACCGCTGTGGTATATCTGATCCAATAAAATTTCTGCAGAATGTGGCATCTTATGTCATGATTCAGGGAGTTACTAAAGCTCGTGTAGCTGCATTTAATGCCAGAGAGCTTAAATCGAACCCGAAAAGCAATAGAGATGACTACAACAAACCTGAGCTCTATGCTGATATTGAGTTGCCAGCGCATCTGATACCGTGGCTGAGCCCTGAATGTGCAGCGCGCACATTTGAGCTTAAGACAGAATAG